The sequence below is a genomic window from Bremerella alba.
TGCAAGTTCTTCCGGTAGGATCCACTTCGACCCGAATTTTTCAAATCCATTTTCAGCTAGTGGGTTAGGGACTTCCGCACCAACAGATAAGCTGGCGAACATGCCTAATAGGCAGACTCCCATCAGGGAAACCAAACTAAGGCGTCGCGCGACGGATCGCTCCATGAGAACCACGAGCTAGGGATGAGTGGAAAAGGAGTCGGGAGTATTGTTCCTTTGAATGCTCCCGGAAGTCCTTTAGTTTGCAAACTGCGGCGATTTCTTGCAAACGATTCGTTAAAAAGAATTTTTTGCGTACCACCCAGTGTTACTGGAAGACCGACTCGATTTCTTTCAATCGGGCGTCTTCTGCCTTGTTCGTACGGTTGCCGAATCGGCCCAAAACGTCCCCGACAGCGGTCGCAACGGCGTTCGAGCGGTTCATGATGCTGACTTTCAGGTCAGCAATTTGCTCGGGGGTCATTTGGGTCATGACGGTCTTGATATATTTCTTCCAGACCGCGAAGCCATCTTCCGTAGGACCATCAATCAGCCAGTGATTAAGAACCTCGAAGCCCGGATCACCCGGTTTCATGTTCCATTCGCTCGCCATCTTCATGATCAAGTCGCGTTCTTCAAGATTAAGAACGCCGTCCGCATATGCAACGCATACCATCGGGTACATGGTCAATGCGGCCATGCTATGCGCGGTGATACCCAGGTCCATGAGTCTCTGGACAAGCTGCTTGTCGTCGATCCCAATCGCCTTTGAGAGTTCTTCCAGCTCTTCGTCATGCTTGATCTGTTCCCGCAATTTCTCCAGAAGCTCTTCGTTCTCAGCGGCGAACATGGAATCTAACATGGTTTGGAAGTCAGATTCATTGAACTGGTGGTGAGGTTGGTCCGTCACGGGGAAATCCTTAGTCGCACGAGGGGGAATTTACGAGTGGTGAAAGCGCCGTAAGGTTCAATTAATTGTACTGATTAGCAGAGCCTAAAACCAGAATGGTCGATCAGGTTCCGATATAGCGTGCATGAAGCGAACGCGCTACGACAGGGTCACTTGTCCCATGGACTATGCAGCGTCCGTCACCAAAGAGCGTAAACGCATGCTCGCCAATGTTTGCTCGTAGCAAGTAAGGGTTTACTTCGATCGTTCCCAGCGGCTTCAATTTTTCGGCAAATGCAGTGAGGTCGATCATTTCGTTTTCGACAAAACTTAATTGAACCGCATCTCTCCCACATAGCACTGCAGATTGACTTCCCTTTTTCCCCGCAAGCCATTCGAATTCTCGACGACCACATGCCGGACAATCGGTGTTGTCTTTTAGGCCATCCAGTTTCACCGGCCGAATACGATTCTCCCACAGATCGAACACGGTCAACGCTCGGCTGACTTGCTGTGTATGACCGCTAAGAATTTTGATCGCTTCCATGCTTTCAATCGAAGCGATGACGCCGATGATTGGGGCAAGGATGCCAGCCGTGTCGCACGTCGGTGTGGTGCCTGGGGGAGGTGATTCCGGCACAACGCACCGCAGACACGGTGTTTCTCCCGGAACGATAGTCATGGTCTGGCCTTCGGCGCCAATGCATCCCCCATACACCCAGGGGATACCAAGCTCTAGCGAGGCATCGTTGAGCAGAAAACGGATCTCGAAGTTATCGGTCCCGTCGACAATCACATCGACGCCGTCGCAAAGCTGACGAATGTTGCGATGATCGACGTCGGTGATTTCAGCCTCGATGCGAATGTCAGCATTGGCTGCAGCCAAGTGATTCTTAGCCGCGATGGCCTTGGGCAAACGCTGGCGAACATCTTCTTCGGTGTAAATGACCTGCCGTTGAAGATTGTTCCATTCGATGAAGTCGCGATCGACAATTCTTAGCGTTCCCACGCCGCTGCGAGCCAATGTGTTGGCAATCACCGAACCAAGCGCACCCAGGCCTACCACTAGGGCTGTCGACTGAGCAAGCTTCTCTTGTCCCTCACGACCGAAGCGAGCATAGCTTGTCTGGCGAGCGTACCGAGCAAAAGGTTCTTGATTGGGATCTGTCATTAGGAAGGCTCCCACATTAGCCACAGACCGGCGAACTCAGCACCATTTTTGAGACTGGCCTGGAATTTATCGCAATGAGCACGAACTTCTTCTCCTGAAAGTACGCCAGCATCCAATTGTCGCGTGACGACCACGGGAAGTCGACGTTCGGGCTGCCAATTAGCATGAATCAAGTCTTCCGACACGACCGCGAATTTTGCCCAGTCGGGAGTCGGTTTGCCGGGGCTAATCTCTGCTCCTAACAGGAGATGAGAATGGGCTTCGGCAATGATTTCGAGCGATGAATCGGATGGCAAAACGAGCATCAAAACGGCCGCTGAACGGCTCAGCCGTTCGATTTCTATTTGGGGATATCCATCCGGCCAAACAATCAACGGCAAGCCAGCAATATTGCCAGAATCGATATAGGCGAGGTCCCCCCTGCGGTGGATGGGGGTTATGGCATTGGCGATCAATTCCTTGTCATTGCGGTAGCTTCCACGTGCAGCGCGAACAACCCACCGGCGATCTTCCTGGTAGAAGCTTTCACCACGAACCCGAAGGTCACGTAGTCCGATGAGCGGTGCATGCCCATTTAATGCATAGATCGCAGGGTTTTGAATGCTCCATAGGCAAGGTTCAGGGATAACGGCCTTCCAAGCCTTTTGCCCATGCAATTCTGTCGGTCGAAAGAAGTACTTCGCTTTGAGTGTCTGCGCTTTGCTGCTGATCGGACCTTCCAGATAAGGAGAATCGGCATCTTCTCCTTCGCCTGGGAAATACCAGACTTCCGCTTCTAGCGTTGAAGTCTTTCCTTGACGAAGCATGTTTAGGCCTTCAACATTTTGAGAGCCACCGCGAGATGCTTCCCGGTCACCGAGTCAGGGTTTGCTGCGATCTCTTCCGGCGTTCCTGTTGCTACCATGTTGCCACCTTCATCGGCGGCTCCGGGGCCAAGGTCAATGATATAGTCGGCGGCCGTCATGACGTGGATGTTGTGCTCGACGACGATCAGC
It includes:
- a CDS encoding ThiF family adenylyltransferase, producing the protein MTDPNQEPFARYARQTSYARFGREGQEKLAQSTALVVGLGALGSVIANTLARSGVGTLRIVDRDFIEWNNLQRQVIYTEEDVRQRLPKAIAAKNHLAAANADIRIEAEITDVDHRNIRQLCDGVDVIVDGTDNFEIRFLLNDASLELGIPWVYGGCIGAEGQTMTIVPGETPCLRCVVPESPPPGTTPTCDTAGILAPIIGVIASIESMEAIKILSGHTQQVSRALTVFDLWENRIRPVKLDGLKDNTDCPACGRREFEWLAGKKGSQSAVLCGRDAVQLSFVENEMIDLTAFAEKLKPLGTIEVNPYLLRANIGEHAFTLFGDGRCIVHGTSDPVVARSLHARYIGT